One genomic segment of Aquipluma nitroreducens includes these proteins:
- the frr gene encoding ribosome recycling factor, whose translation MQEEVEMILDICREKMEHAIAHLEKELVHIRAGKASPRMLDSVMVEYYGSMVPVAQVSNINTPDARTIAIQPWEKNMIRPIEKAIINSNLGFNPDNNGEFIRINVPAPTEQRRKNMVKTVNHEGEVAKVSLRSARKDANDNLKKLLKDGLSEDLEKDAEDKVQGMVNDFSKRVEKMLDDKNVEILTI comes from the coding sequence ATGCAGGAAGAGGTTGAAATGATTTTGGATATTTGCAGGGAAAAAATGGAACACGCTATTGCCCATCTTGAAAAAGAATTGGTTCATATTCGTGCCGGAAAAGCTTCTCCGCGAATGCTGGACTCAGTTATGGTTGAATATTATGGAAGTATGGTTCCGGTTGCGCAAGTATCAAACATCAATACACCTGATGCCAGAACAATTGCAATTCAACCTTGGGAAAAAAATATGATTCGTCCCATTGAGAAAGCAATTATCAATTCAAATCTGGGATTTAATCCTGATAACAATGGAGAGTTTATTCGCATAAACGTACCTGCACCAACCGAACAACGTCGTAAAAACATGGTGAAAACGGTTAATCATGAAGGTGAAGTTGCTAAAGTTAGTTTGCGAAGTGCCCGGAAAGATGCCAACGATAATTTAAAAAAATTATTAAAGGATGGCCTTTCTGAAGATCTTGAAAAAGATGCTGAAGATAAAGTTCAAGGTATGGTTAATGACTTCAGCAAAAGAGTGGAAAAAATGCTCGATGATAAAAATGTCGAGATTTTAACGATATAA
- a CDS encoding glycoside hydrolase family 130 protein: protein MKIWTKSIASAMLLFFVSASFPGFSQNVKPDTSWGFSGFTKPAENPILGADSTKTFFCPVKKAEVKWQRADVFNPAAIVHDGKVILLTRCEDNPKAILGGRTSRIGLASSTDGIHFDYYPTPVLYPDNDDFAKYDHMGGCEDPRVVETEEGLFVMLYTSWNYDTPRLSVATSKDLIHWQKKGPAFAKAYNGKFLNMATKSGSIVTQMKNEKQTVAKFKDKYYLYWGEKAVNLAMSDNLIDWYPNIDEKGDLRKVIVPRTGYFDSALTECGPPALLTNKGILLLYNGKNSDGEDADPKLPKGTYSVGQVLIDAANPEKVLSRSESNILKPTLPHEQTGQYKAGTVFGEGLVFYKGKWFLYYGTADSYIGVAATDQKF, encoded by the coding sequence ATGAAAATCTGGACTAAATCTATTGCTTCAGCAATGCTGTTGTTCTTTGTTTCTGCATCATTTCCCGGGTTCAGCCAAAACGTCAAGCCGGATACTTCATGGGGGTTTTCCGGATTTACCAAACCAGCAGAAAACCCAATTCTTGGAGCCGACTCTACCAAAACATTTTTCTGCCCTGTGAAAAAAGCCGAAGTTAAGTGGCAGCGTGCCGATGTTTTTAATCCGGCAGCCATTGTTCACGATGGAAAAGTAATTCTCCTGACCCGTTGCGAGGACAATCCAAAGGCAATTTTAGGTGGCCGTACTTCGCGCATTGGTTTGGCATCAAGCACCGACGGAATTCATTTCGACTACTACCCGACTCCGGTTTTGTATCCGGATAACGACGATTTTGCCAAATACGACCACATGGGCGGATGCGAAGATCCACGTGTTGTTGAAACAGAAGAGGGTTTGTTTGTAATGTTGTACACCAGTTGGAATTACGATACCCCGCGCCTGTCGGTAGCCACATCAAAAGATTTGATCCACTGGCAAAAGAAAGGCCCGGCCTTTGCCAAAGCATACAACGGCAAATTCCTGAATATGGCTACCAAATCGGGATCGATTGTGACACAGATGAAAAATGAAAAACAGACTGTTGCTAAATTCAAGGATAAATATTATTTGTATTGGGGTGAGAAGGCTGTTAACCTGGCCATGTCCGACAATCTCATCGATTGGTATCCAAACATCGACGAAAAAGGAGACCTTCGGAAAGTAATTGTTCCGCGAACCGGCTATTTTGATAGCGCACTAACCGAATGCGGACCACCTGCTTTACTTACCAATAAAGGTATTTTACTTTTGTACAATGGTAAAAATTCGGATGGCGAAGATGCTGATCCGAAGTTACCTAAAGGAACATATTCGGTGGGACAAGTACTCATTGATGCTGCTAATCCGGAGAAGGTTTTAAGTCGTTCAGAATCGAATATTCTGAAACCAACATTACCTCACGAGCAAACAGGCCAGTATAAAGCGGGTACAGTATTCGGTGAAGGTCTGGTTTTCTATAAAGGAAAATGGTTTTTATACTATGGCACTGCCGACTCGTACATCGGGGTGGCTGCGACCGATCAGAAATTTTAG
- a CDS encoding histidinol-phosphatase, producing MIGLVDYHMHSVLSDGKNSHEEMILAAISKGLDEIGFSDHVCLKPVDWAIRMEDIPVMTRQILDLKQKYENQIQIRYGIEVDYFPGYEDELSDLIESIPVDYVIGSVHFIGDWNFDVDQSLYGKWSNDKLYEMYFGLIQQAAQSGLFDTIGHIDIIKKFRVYPETNQDKLFDDTIRIIKDYNLVVELNTGGMDRPCAEFTPGIKLLEMCYKHHVPVTLSSDAHRVEQIARHYESATAMLSHIGYTEIVGFNKRIRRMIRL from the coding sequence ATGATTGGATTGGTAGACTATCACATGCACTCAGTCTTGTCAGACGGAAAAAATTCGCATGAAGAAATGATTCTGGCGGCAATTTCGAAAGGACTGGATGAAATTGGGTTTAGCGACCATGTTTGCCTCAAACCTGTTGATTGGGCTATTCGAATGGAAGACATCCCGGTAATGACCAGGCAAATACTTGACCTTAAACAGAAATATGAGAACCAGATTCAAATTAGATATGGTATTGAAGTGGATTATTTTCCTGGTTATGAAGATGAATTGAGTGATTTGATCGAAAGCATTCCGGTTGATTATGTCATCGGCTCAGTTCATTTTATTGGTGACTGGAATTTTGATGTCGACCAGTCCTTATATGGGAAATGGTCAAACGACAAACTCTATGAAATGTATTTTGGACTAATTCAGCAGGCAGCCCAATCTGGTTTATTCGACACAATTGGTCACATTGATATCATTAAAAAATTCAGGGTTTATCCGGAGACAAATCAGGATAAGCTGTTTGACGATACCATTCGGATAATTAAAGATTACAATCTGGTGGTTGAACTAAATACAGGAGGAATGGACCGGCCTTGTGCCGAATTTACTCCAGGTATAAAATTACTCGAAATGTGTTACAAGCATCATGTTCCGGTTACATTATCTTCTGATGCCCACAGGGTTGAGCAAATAGCCCGGCATTATGAAAGTGCAACTGCAATGCTCTCTCACATTGGATATACCGAAATCGTTGGGTTCAATAAACGTATCCGTCGGATGATCAGGTTGTAG
- a CDS encoding OmpA family protein yields the protein MNKLLYVFAFFFLLSCVSSKKFNQLNGNFQDCEKTVQSMKEQNQALNVKITELQSKIDKQIKDISELTAKLNETTGNLESLKAGSSEEIARLMGKLQEAQTDLQKREDILKSAQTELEKRSLRLQELEEALKQKDDAVKQLRQKVMDALVGFNNKGLTIQEKNGKVYVSLDEQLLFKTGQWDVDPKGQQALSNLAEVLGQNPDINVLVEGHTDNVPMRGTGLVKDNWDLSVMRATAVTRILLKNKSVDPKRITSAGRGEFFPIDEANTPEARQKNRRTEIILTPRLDEIFRILENN from the coding sequence ATGAATAAATTATTATACGTATTCGCCTTTTTCTTTCTATTGTCCTGTGTATCATCCAAAAAATTCAATCAGTTGAATGGAAACTTCCAGGATTGTGAAAAAACGGTTCAATCCATGAAAGAACAGAATCAGGCATTGAACGTAAAAATCACCGAACTTCAGAGCAAAATAGACAAACAAATCAAAGATATTAGTGAACTTACTGCAAAACTCAACGAAACAACCGGAAATCTGGAAAGTTTAAAGGCCGGAAGTTCGGAAGAAATTGCCCGGTTAATGGGAAAACTTCAGGAAGCACAAACCGATTTGCAAAAGCGGGAAGATATTCTGAAATCGGCGCAAACCGAACTGGAAAAACGTAGTCTTCGTCTTCAGGAACTTGAAGAAGCGCTAAAACAAAAAGACGATGCAGTTAAGCAACTTCGTCAAAAAGTTATGGATGCCTTGGTCGGTTTTAACAACAAAGGGTTAACTATTCAGGAGAAAAATGGGAAGGTTTACGTTTCGCTTGATGAACAGCTTCTGTTTAAAACCGGGCAGTGGGATGTTGATCCCAAAGGGCAGCAGGCACTTTCGAACCTTGCCGAAGTTCTGGGACAAAACCCCGACATTAATGTTTTAGTCGAAGGGCATACCGATAATGTTCCAATGCGTGGAACTGGCTTAGTGAAAGACAATTGGGATTTAAGCGTGATGCGCGCAACGGCAGTTACCCGTATTCTATTGAAAAACAAATCTGTTGATCCAAAGCGGATTACTTCGGCTGGTCGCGGAGAATTTTTCCCGATTGATGAAGCAAATACTCCGGAAGCCCGACAGAAAAACAGGAGAACCGAAATTATTCTGACTCCCCGGCTGGATGAAATTTTCAGGATTCTCGAAAATAATTAA
- the pyrH gene encoding UMP kinase translates to MLKFKRILLKLSGESLMGEQQYGIDQQRLADYAEQIKEIADLGVQIGIVIGGGNIFRGLSGATKGFDRVKGDQMGMLATVINSLALNSALQSVGCKSRVLTAIRMEPIGEFYSKDRAIEVLERGEVAIFSAGTGNPYFTTDTGSSLRGIEIEADVMLKGTRVDGVYTADPEKDLTATRFEKITFDEVHQRDLKVMDLTATAMCKENNLPIIVFNMDIKGNLKKVLEGQSVGTYVYR, encoded by the coding sequence ATGCTAAAATTTAAACGGATTTTACTAAAGCTGAGCGGCGAATCGCTCATGGGCGAACAACAATACGGAATCGATCAGCAACGGCTTGCTGATTATGCCGAGCAAATTAAGGAAATTGCAGATCTTGGAGTTCAGATTGGAATCGTCATAGGAGGTGGGAATATCTTTCGCGGATTGAGCGGAGCGACCAAAGGATTCGATCGGGTGAAAGGCGACCAGATGGGAATGCTGGCAACCGTAATTAACAGTCTTGCTCTTAATTCTGCTCTTCAAAGCGTAGGATGTAAGTCGCGGGTTCTGACAGCAATTCGGATGGAACCAATAGGAGAGTTCTATTCAAAAGATAGAGCCATCGAAGTTTTGGAAAGAGGCGAGGTCGCCATTTTTTCTGCCGGAACCGGAAATCCCTATTTTACCACCGACACCGGCTCATCGCTTCGTGGAATTGAAATTGAAGCTGATGTTATGTTGAAGGGCACTCGGGTTGATGGTGTATATACAGCCGATCCGGAGAAGGATTTAACGGCTACCCGTTTTGAAAAAATAACTTTTGATGAAGTGCATCAACGCGATTTAAAGGTGATGGATCTCACCGCAACTGCTATGTGTAAGGAAAATAATCTGCCAATTATTGTTTTTAATATGGATATTAAAGGAAACTTGAAAAAAGTATTGGAAGGTCAAAGTGTTGGTACATACGTATATAGATAG
- a CDS encoding GNAT family N-acetyltransferase encodes MEKLTIDDHSFLERLSLLHVEAIFTAIDQNRKFLRKWLPFVDFTQKRSDTERFVRSIIDKVSSNRDEVYIIWYKHEFAGLIGFKDIDRINDKIEIGYWLIEKMTGKGLATSAARKMVNLAFRNMEMNRVVIRCGVGNDKSAAIPRRLGFSLEGIERNGERHNHSYIDLEVFSLLKLEWAKTLF; translated from the coding sequence ATGGAAAAACTCACCATAGATGATCATTCGTTTTTGGAACGATTAAGCCTTTTGCATGTGGAAGCCATATTCACGGCTATCGATCAGAATAGGAAATTTCTGCGGAAATGGCTTCCATTTGTTGACTTCACTCAAAAACGGAGTGATACCGAACGATTTGTGCGGTCGATCATTGATAAAGTATCATCAAATCGCGATGAAGTATACATAATTTGGTATAAGCATGAATTTGCCGGCCTGATCGGATTTAAAGATATTGATCGGATCAACGATAAAATTGAGATTGGCTATTGGTTAATCGAAAAAATGACAGGTAAAGGGCTCGCCACCTCAGCAGCTCGAAAAATGGTAAACCTTGCTTTCAGAAATATGGAAATGAACAGGGTAGTGATTCGTTGTGGTGTCGGAAACGACAAAAGTGCCGCAATACCGCGCAGGCTGGGGTTCTCCCTCGAAGGAATTGAACGAAATGGAGAGCGGCACAATCATTCCTATATTGATCTTGAGGTTTTTAGTTTGCTTAAGCTGGAATGGGCAAAAACCTTATTTTAA
- a CDS encoding peptidylprolyl isomerase translates to MKKLALFMIFAGLFINLSCGVSPKSKETMVQIKTEFGNIKIKLYDETPLHRDNFIKLIKEGVYTDLLFHRVIQGFMIQGGDPDSKNAEPGKMLGTGDLGYTIPAEINSKFFHRRGVLAAARQGDDTNPERRSSASQFYILQGKVFRPAELDTMEVKLEESRKMNMLQSKIKSVEPELNKLGQEGKQDELLARYNTIKEEVLAEVAQLPSLKFTEEQRKAYTTIGGYPPLDNLYTIFGEVIEGMGVVDAIAKEPTDRYDRPQKDIKFTITIL, encoded by the coding sequence ATGAAGAAATTGGCTCTATTCATGATATTTGCAGGTTTATTTATAAACCTGTCGTGCGGGGTTTCGCCAAAAAGTAAAGAAACAATGGTTCAAATCAAAACCGAATTTGGAAATATAAAAATCAAACTTTACGATGAAACACCCCTTCACCGCGATAACTTTATTAAATTAATCAAAGAAGGGGTTTACACTGATCTGCTTTTTCATCGGGTCATTCAGGGCTTTATGATTCAAGGCGGCGATCCGGATTCGAAAAATGCAGAACCGGGTAAGATGTTGGGTACCGGAGATTTAGGTTATACTATTCCGGCAGAAATTAATTCCAAATTCTTTCATCGAAGAGGTGTTCTTGCCGCGGCCCGACAAGGAGACGATACAAATCCGGAAAGAAGATCTTCAGCCTCACAGTTTTATATCCTTCAGGGAAAGGTATTCAGACCAGCAGAATTGGATACGATGGAAGTGAAGTTGGAAGAATCACGAAAAATGAACATGTTGCAATCCAAAATAAAGTCGGTTGAACCTGAATTGAATAAACTCGGTCAGGAAGGAAAACAGGATGAATTGTTAGCTCGCTACAATACTATAAAAGAAGAAGTTTTGGCAGAAGTTGCCCAACTGCCATCACTCAAATTCACTGAAGAGCAACGAAAAGCCTATACTACCATTGGCGGTTATCCACCACTAGACAATCTTTACACCATTTTTGGAGAAGTAATTGAAGGGATGGGCGTTGTGGATGCCATTGCAAAAGAGCCAACCGATCGATATGATCGCCCGCAAAAAGACATCAAATTCACAATAACAATTTTATAA
- the pheS gene encoding phenylalanine--tRNA ligase subunit alpha: MNEMLEKIKALKAEIEQASVSAKEEVEELRIKYISKKGLVGQLFNEFKDVPVEIKKEVGQAINELKEFATNKINELKDNFEAADQGESGIDLTMPGEPLKLGSRHPLSIVKNEMIDIFTRLGFTIAEGPEIEDDWHVFSALNFPPEHPARDMQDTFFIEKDPDVLLRTHTSSVQIRVMEKTQPPIRAIFPGRVFRNEAISARSHCIFHQIEGLYVDENVSFADLKQTLLYFARELFGEKSQIRLRPSYFPFTEPSAEMDVSCSICGGEGCNVCKYTGWLEILGCGMVDPNVLEACNIDSKKYTGFAFGMGIERITMLKYGIKDIRHFFENDVRFLKQFESAN, translated from the coding sequence ATGAATGAAATGTTAGAAAAAATAAAAGCACTAAAAGCTGAAATTGAGCAAGCCTCGGTTTCGGCCAAAGAAGAAGTTGAAGAATTACGTATTAAATATATCAGCAAAAAAGGATTGGTTGGCCAGCTTTTTAATGAGTTTAAAGATGTTCCTGTTGAAATTAAGAAAGAAGTTGGACAGGCCATCAACGAATTAAAAGAGTTTGCAACCAACAAAATCAATGAACTGAAAGATAATTTTGAGGCTGCCGACCAGGGAGAATCAGGCATTGACCTGACCATGCCCGGAGAGCCACTCAAACTGGGAAGCCGTCACCCGCTTTCGATTGTAAAAAACGAAATGATCGACATCTTCACGCGTCTGGGATTCACTATTGCTGAAGGTCCCGAAATTGAAGATGACTGGCACGTATTTTCGGCCCTGAACTTTCCACCGGAACACCCGGCCCGCGACATGCAGGATACCTTTTTCATCGAAAAAGATCCGGACGTTTTATTACGCACACACACTTCGAGCGTACAAATCCGCGTGATGGAAAAAACCCAGCCGCCAATTCGTGCTATTTTCCCCGGACGTGTATTCCGGAACGAAGCAATCTCGGCACGTTCGCACTGCATTTTCCACCAGATTGAAGGTTTGTACGTTGACGAAAATGTATCGTTTGCCGACCTGAAACAAACACTGTTGTATTTTGCCCGTGAGCTTTTTGGCGAGAAATCGCAAATCCGTTTACGTCCTTCGTATTTCCCATTCACCGAACCATCGGCCGAAATGGATGTGAGCTGCTCGATTTGCGGCGGCGAAGGTTGCAACGTATGTAAATATACCGGCTGGCTCGAAATTCTGGGCTGCGGAATGGTTGATCCCAATGTTTTGGAAGCCTGCAACATCGACAGCAAGAAATACACCGGCTTCGCTTTCGGAATGGGAATCGAACGGATTACCATGCTGAAATACGGAATCAAAGACATCCGCCACTTCTTCGAAAACGATGTTCGTTTTCTGAAGCAGTTCGAATCGGCCAATTAG
- the dxs gene encoding 1-deoxy-D-xylulose-5-phosphate synthase, producing the protein MVENTGSLLDQITDPSELRKLKVEELPQVCQELRDFIIDVVSTNPGHFGASLGVVELTVALHYVFKTPYDLLVWDVGHQAYGHKILTGRKDVFHTNRKYNGISGFPKPSESIYDTFGVGHSSTSISAALGMAVAANLKGENSRKIIAVIGDGAITGGMAFEGLNNAAVNKSDLLVILNDNNMAIDPNVGGLSNYLLNISKSQTYNRLKKDIWEGLGKLNGFGPKARRVVQKTENAIKTMLLKQSNLFEGLGFRYFGPVDGHNVVYLAEVLESLSSIPGPKLLHVITKKGKGFKQAELNQTEYHAPGKFDKITGELLDCECQVNKPPKFQNVFGKTIIELAEMNDRIVAITPAMPSGCSLNLMMEKMPHRTFDVGIAEQHAVTFSAGLATQGMLPFCNIYSTFMQRAYDQVIHDVAIQNLQVVFCLDRGGLVGADGPTHHGVFDLAYMRSIPNMIVSAPMDELELRNLMFTAQNENHGPFSIRYPRGCGSVIDWNQPMKAIPIGQCRQLSEGTDLAILTIGTMGVQASRVVKMLSKDGILASHYDMRFVKPLDEKALHSIFKNFSHVLTVEDGVLQGGFGSAILEFMADHQYNIPLKRIGIPDKFIDHGTTEELFRDYGLDQQGIYRTAESFIQKD; encoded by the coding sequence ATGGTTGAAAATACGGGAAGTCTATTGGATCAGATCACAGATCCATCGGAATTAAGAAAGCTGAAAGTTGAAGAATTACCTCAGGTTTGTCAGGAATTAAGAGACTTTATTATTGATGTGGTTTCAACTAATCCGGGTCATTTTGGGGCAAGCCTCGGCGTTGTGGAATTAACCGTGGCGCTTCATTATGTGTTTAAAACTCCTTATGATTTATTGGTTTGGGATGTTGGACATCAGGCATACGGGCACAAAATTTTGACCGGAAGGAAAGATGTATTTCACACCAACCGCAAATACAATGGCATCAGCGGATTTCCCAAACCTTCTGAAAGCATTTACGATACTTTTGGAGTTGGCCATTCAAGTACGTCTATTTCGGCGGCTTTGGGCATGGCTGTTGCAGCTAATCTTAAAGGTGAGAATAGCCGGAAGATTATTGCTGTAATAGGCGACGGGGCAATTACCGGAGGTATGGCTTTTGAAGGTTTAAACAATGCTGCTGTTAACAAATCAGACTTGCTCGTTATCCTGAACGATAACAACATGGCCATCGATCCCAACGTGGGTGGACTTAGCAATTATCTATTGAATATTTCGAAATCTCAAACATACAACCGACTAAAAAAGGATATTTGGGAAGGATTGGGCAAGCTAAACGGATTTGGCCCAAAAGCCAGACGAGTGGTTCAGAAAACTGAAAATGCGATAAAGACCATGTTGCTGAAACAGTCGAACCTGTTTGAAGGATTGGGTTTCAGATATTTCGGGCCAGTTGATGGACACAATGTGGTTTATTTGGCTGAAGTTCTTGAAAGTCTTAGCAGTATTCCAGGCCCCAAGTTATTACATGTGATTACGAAAAAGGGAAAGGGATTCAAGCAGGCAGAACTTAATCAGACAGAATACCATGCTCCGGGGAAGTTCGATAAAATTACAGGAGAATTGCTCGATTGCGAATGTCAGGTTAATAAACCTCCAAAATTCCAGAATGTATTTGGCAAAACCATTATTGAGTTGGCTGAAATGAATGATCGGATTGTGGCTATAACACCAGCGATGCCTTCCGGATGTTCTCTTAATCTGATGATGGAAAAGATGCCACACAGAACCTTTGACGTTGGTATTGCCGAGCAACACGCAGTAACGTTCTCTGCCGGACTTGCTACACAAGGAATGCTCCCGTTTTGCAACATCTATTCCACTTTCATGCAGCGTGCTTACGATCAGGTAATTCACGATGTGGCAATACAAAATTTGCAAGTTGTTTTTTGTCTCGATCGTGGAGGGCTTGTTGGAGCTGACGGTCCAACCCATCATGGGGTTTTCGATTTGGCGTATATGCGTTCAATTCCAAACATGATAGTATCAGCACCGATGGATGAACTTGAATTACGCAATTTGATGTTCACGGCTCAAAATGAAAATCACGGTCCTTTTTCGATTCGATATCCACGCGGATGTGGCAGTGTTATCGATTGGAACCAACCTATGAAAGCAATTCCTATTGGACAATGCAGGCAGCTCTCTGAAGGTACTGATTTGGCGATATTGACTATTGGTACGATGGGAGTTCAGGCAAGCAGAGTTGTGAAAATGCTTTCGAAAGATGGAATTCTAGCATCACATTACGACATGAGGTTTGTTAAACCGTTGGACGAGAAGGCTCTTCATTCGATTTTTAAGAATTTTAGCCATGTACTTACTGTTGAAGATGGCGTTTTGCAGGGAGGATTTGGTAGTGCAATATTAGAATTTATGGCCGATCATCAATACAACATTCCACTGAAACGAATTGGTATTCCTGACAAGTTCATCGATCATGGTACAACCGAAGAACTGTTTCGTGATTATGGACTTGACCAGCAAGGGATTTATAGAACGGCAGAATCGTTTATCCAAAAAGATTAA
- a CDS encoding BtpA/SgcQ family protein, with protein MGTNTIQQMKQGKWIIGMVHVEALPGTPLNTLSIQSIVNKSIEEALKLQNAEVDAILIENMHDVPYLKRQVGPEIVACMTAVSIELRKIIQLPIGIQILAGANKEALAVAQAARLDFIRAEGFTFAHIADEGYMESCAGELLRYRKLIGAEHIRIFTDVQKKHSSHSITADISMKEHVETASYFRSDGIIITGSSTGKEALIDDVKIACQSTILPVIIGSGITTGNIENYWDFADAFIVGSGFKFEGKWENSISEERLKLFMDKVKELRRS; from the coding sequence ATGGGAACAAATACTATTCAACAAATGAAACAAGGCAAATGGATCATTGGAATGGTTCATGTTGAGGCTTTACCGGGCACTCCGCTTAATACTCTCTCAATTCAGTCAATTGTCAATAAGTCGATTGAAGAAGCACTTAAATTACAAAACGCAGAGGTTGATGCCATTTTGATCGAAAATATGCACGATGTTCCCTACCTTAAAAGGCAAGTAGGACCCGAAATCGTTGCCTGCATGACTGCGGTCTCGATTGAATTACGCAAAATTATTCAACTCCCGATTGGCATCCAGATTCTGGCAGGAGCAAACAAAGAAGCTCTGGCCGTTGCACAAGCAGCCAGATTAGATTTTATCAGGGCCGAAGGTTTTACCTTTGCGCATATAGCTGACGAAGGTTATATGGAAAGCTGTGCGGGCGAATTGCTCCGATACCGAAAATTGATAGGAGCAGAACACATCCGCATCTTTACCGATGTTCAGAAAAAACATTCTTCCCATTCAATTACTGCCGACATCAGCATGAAGGAACATGTTGAAACTGCAAGCTATTTCAGGAGTGATGGAATTATCATTACCGGAAGTTCAACCGGAAAAGAAGCATTAATTGATGATGTAAAAATCGCATGTCAAAGCACCATTTTACCCGTTATAATTGGTTCGGGAATAACTACCGGTAATATTGAGAATTACTGGGATTTTGCCGATGCTTTCATTGTTGGCTCCGGATTTAAATTTGAAGGGAAATGGGAAAACTCCATTTCGGAGGAAAGGTTAAAGCTGTTTATGGATAAAGTGAAAGAATTGAGAAGAAGCTAG
- a CDS encoding acyl carrier protein, which yields MENKTNQRTLYKVLRKTGVRRDRIKLEASFTDDLNFDQVDWALFVFYLEGLFKIQLEDQEITELSLVNDTLEIVNKRTKVEFS from the coding sequence ATGGAAAACAAAACAAATCAGCGAACCTTGTATAAGGTGCTAAGGAAAACAGGAGTACGCCGTGATCGTATTAAGCTTGAAGCTTCTTTTACTGATGATTTAAATTTTGATCAGGTTGACTGGGCTCTTTTCGTATTTTATCTTGAAGGATTATTTAAGATTCAGTTGGAAGATCAGGAAATTACAGAATTATCATTGGTGAATGACACTTTGGAAATTGTAAACAAAAGAACTAAAGTTGAATTTTCGTAA
- a CDS encoding 3-keto-disaccharide hydrolase yields MKRIFVLLLGIVAFLTVVAQNDKINTLSEKEKNDGWQLLFNGKDLNGWRTFQGKEISGWKVIDGVLNNSGVGSDHGGDIITKAKFQNFELSLEWKIAPQSNSGIFYHVNEKIGTAIYESGPEYQLIDDKGWPDRLRDDQHSGANYGMHAPKNAVVKDSNEWNQTRIVVEGTHVQHYLNGVKVVDYQLWDNDWLLLKGKGKWKDYPYYGMARKGPIGLQDHGGLAQFRNIKIKVIK; encoded by the coding sequence ATGAAAAGGATATTTGTTTTATTATTGGGAATAGTCGCATTTTTAACTGTTGTTGCCCAAAATGACAAGATCAACACATTATCGGAAAAAGAAAAAAATGATGGCTGGCAATTGCTATTTAACGGAAAAGATCTGAATGGATGGAGAACTTTTCAGGGAAAAGAGATTTCAGGATGGAAAGTCATTGATGGAGTCTTAAACAATTCAGGTGTTGGAAGTGATCATGGTGGTGATATTATTACCAAGGCTAAATTTCAGAATTTTGAATTGTCGCTCGAATGGAAGATTGCTCCGCAAAGTAACAGCGGTATCTTTTACCACGTAAATGAAAAGATAGGAACTGCCATATATGAATCTGGTCCTGAATATCAGCTTATTGACGACAAAGGTTGGCCAGACCGATTACGCGATGACCAACATTCAGGAGCAAATTACGGTATGCATGCTCCGAAGAATGCAGTTGTTAAAGACTCAAACGAATGGAATCAAACTCGGATTGTTGTGGAGGGAACGCATGTTCAGCATTACCTGAATGGAGTAAAAGTTGTTGACTATCAGTTATGGGATAACGATTGGCTGCTCTTGAAAGGAAAAGGGAAATGGAAGGATTACCCATACTATGGAATGGCTCGGAAAGGTCCAATTGGGCTACAGGATCATGGCGGATTAGCTCAGTTCAGAAACATTAAAATTAAAGTAATAAAATAG